TCACCGCGGGCGGCGTCGATCAGCTGGCCGACGGCGGTGCCCACGGTGCGGGCGGCGAGCCAGGCGCGGTACTCGGCGCGGGCGGCGTTCGGGCGGAGCTGGGAGCAGCCGCGGAGCATGTCCTCGGCGGACTGCTCGATGTTCCCGGCGGGGCTCTGCGCGGCCACGCAGATCTGCTCCAGCTTGACCCAGACCGCCCAGCTGCCGAGCGGGGTGAGGGTGGCCTGGGCATCGCCGTAGGTGAGGGCGCCGACGGAGGCGAGGGCGTGCAGGGCCCAGTCGAGGAGGGGGTCGAGGGGAGTGTCGGGGGTGTCGGCGGCCGGGGGCTGCTGGACGGGTTCGGGCTGGGGGCCGTAGGGGATCTCGCAGCGCTCGGTGCGCAGTTCGGTGACCCGTTGGCCGAGGAGGTCGAGGAGCTGTTCGACGGGGACGGGTCCGGCGGACAGCTGGAGGAAGGAGAGCACCTGGGGCATGGCCGAGACGACCTCGGCGACGGCTGAGGGCTCGTGTTCCCGGGGTTCCGGGTGGGCGAGCGACCAGGCGTCGAAGAGGGCGACCCAGCCGCGCAGGACGGCGCTGTCGTCGCGGTCCCAGGCGCGCAGCCGCCAGCCGGGGCGGGCCTCGTCGCCGTGCACCTCGACGAGGCCGGCGAGACGGGCGGTGTCCCAGTCGGCGCGGACCTGAGCCGGGGTCAGGCCCAGATCCTCGGCCGCGAGTTCGGCGGTCGCGTCGGAGAGGGTGCCCTTGCCGTCGGGGCTCGCGCTGTCACGGCCGGGGCGTAGTGCGGCGTCGGCCCAGTGGGCGACGCGGGCGGCTCCGGCCAGGCCGGAGCGAGCCATTCTGGCCAGTTCCGCGGGGGCCGGTGTGCCCTCCGGAGGGCGGGGTGCGGGGCGGCGCGAGCGCCGCTGGTTCATCGCTCGGGGGCGGCGGCCAGGGGTCGCGGGCGGACGAGTCGAAGCCTGGAGTCGCGCGGGATACGGGACGTCACGGGTGCAGTCTTCCGGTTGACGGTCCGAAAACCCAAACGGAATGTCACGGCGGGCGACGGGGAGGGCCAAGGCACGGGGTCCCGCGGGCAGCTGGGGACCGGGATCAGGCCAGTGGTACAGGGCTAAACGGAAGGTCGGCGGGGTGTGGCGGGGGTGGGAGGCCGGGGTGGTGAAGAGGGGCGTCCGGTACGGGCCGGTGGATCACATCGGCGGTGAGCGAATGGCATCAGCGGGGTGCGGACCACACCAGCGGCATGCGGGATCACAGCGGGGGGCGGACCACACCAGCGGCATGCGGGACCACATCAGCGGGATGCGGGATCACATCAGCGGTGTCAGGAAGCGGCGCAGGATCTCCTCGTAGCCGGCCGGGTCGGCGTTCCACATCGCGCTGTGCGGGGCGTGGGCGACCGGCTGGAGGGTGATCAGGTCGGGACGGTGGGCGGCGAAGCGGCGGGAGAGGGTCCAAGGGGCCACCGTGTCGTCCGGGCCGTGGAAGATCAGGGTCGGGACCCGGAGCCGGGCCGGGTCGGCGGCCTCGGCGATGCGGTCGCCGTGCAGACCGGTGCGGCCCTGGGCGGCACGGACCGCCAGCGGCAGCAGCGCGCCCGGGGTGTGCCGGGCGGTGGCGAGGGCGCGCAGCGTCGTCTCCCAGTCCAGCACCGGGGAGTCCAGCACCAGGCCGGAGACGCGGTCGCGCATCGCGGAGTGGGCGGCGGCGCGCAGCGCCATGGTGGCGCCGGTGGACCAGCCGTACAGGACGACGTGCTCGGCGCCGTACCGCACGGCGTAGCGGATCGCCGCGTCCAGGTCGCGCCACTCGGTCTCGCCGAGGTGGTTCAGGCCGTCGGGGTTCCGGGGCGCGCCCAGGTCGCCGCGGTAGGCGAGGGCGAGCACCGGGAAGCTGTTGCGGTGCAGGAACTCCATGACGTTCAGGGGGAGTTCGCGGGTCGCGGCCAGTCCGTGCACCGCGATCACCCAGGTGCTGCGCGCTCCGGGCACGAACCACGCGGGAAGGGAGCCGAGTTCGCCGGGGATGTCGATGTCGGCGTGGTCCAGGCCGAGGGCGGCGCTCGGGTTGCCGACGTGGACGTTCGGGGTGAGCCACACCTTGTCGCCGGGGCGGAGGGTGCCGTGGGTGACACGTTCGAGGCGGCGTACGACGGCGTCGGCGGAGGGGGACGCGGTCTCGACGACGGGCCCGACGACCGCGTGGGAGCCGTCACCGGCGAGGCCGTAGGTGCCGGGGCGCAGGGAGGCGAGGTCGCGGGTGAGCGCGATCTGCCCGGCGGCGGTGGAGTGCACCGTGAGCCGGGGTTCGGTCGGCAGGGGACGCCCGGGCGGCGCCTTCAGCGCGGCGTCACTGGCGAACCGGCCGACGGCGACGCCGGCCGCACCGGCCGCGAGGGC
The nucleotide sequence above comes from Streptomyces sp. N50. Encoded proteins:
- a CDS encoding alpha/beta hydrolase family protein, whose translation is MRTVKATAAAVSVALAAGAAGVAVGRFASDAALKAPPGRPLPTEPRLTVHSTAAGQIALTRDLASLRPGTYGLAGDGSHAVVGPVVETASPSADAVVRRLERVTHGTLRPGDKVWLTPNVHVGNPSAALGLDHADIDIPGELGSLPAWFVPGARSTWVIAVHGLAATRELPLNVMEFLHRNSFPVLALAYRGDLGAPRNPDGLNHLGETEWRDLDAAIRYAVRYGAEHVVLYGWSTGATMALRAAAHSAMRDRVSGLVLDSPVLDWETTLRALATARHTPGALLPLAVRAAQGRTGLHGDRIAEAADPARLRVPTLIFHGPDDTVAPWTLSRRFAAHRPDLITLQPVAHAPHSAMWNADPAGYEEILRRFLTPLM